Proteins encoded in a region of the Methanofollis tationis genome:
- the hdrC gene encoding CoB--CoM heterodisulfide reductase subunit C → MAKGYNDPAMEKKFQDRYYHAADNPEFTKEVERIGRTIAHMCYQCGTCTGSCPSAPRSSYRIRKFVRRAVMGLEREALTDPDLWLCTTCYSCTDRCPRDIAPTDIIMAMRNLAFKWDIIPRNFLKTVQLIYTTGHGVPNNDVNRAARQKLGLEAEPETTHKYPEFIPGIQKIMDHYKMKENADRILSEGEH, encoded by the coding sequence ATGGCAAAAGGATATAATGACCCTGCAATGGAAAAGAAATTCCAGGACAGGTATTATCACGCTGCGGACAACCCCGAATTCACCAAGGAAGTCGAGCGGATTGGACGCACAATAGCACACATGTGCTACCAGTGCGGTACCTGCACCGGTTCCTGCCCCTCGGCCCCCCGCTCGAGCTACCGGATCAGGAAGTTCGTCCGCCGTGCAGTGATGGGACTGGAGAGAGAAGCGCTGACCGACCCGGACCTCTGGCTCTGCACCACCTGCTACAGCTGCACCGACCGCTGCCCGCGCGACATCGCCCCGACCGACATCATCATGGCGATGCGCAACCTGGCCTTCAAGTGGGACATCATCCCGAGGAACTTCCTCAAGACGGTCCAGCTCATCTACACCACCGGCCACGGTGTGCCGAACAACGACGTAAACCGTGCGGCGCGCCAGAAACTCGGTCTCGAGGCCGAACCTGAGACGACCCACAAGTACCCCGAGTTCATTCCGGGCATCCAGAAGATCATGGACCACTACAAGATGAAAGAGAACGCAGACAGAATCCTCTCAGAGGGTGAGCACTAA
- a CDS encoding 4Fe-4S binding protein: MAIFPKFSKKRDGVNIINEQRLLQQVNHLVLDTQRCTGCGICAESCPEDAIAISMVGATKRKSAIDYATPVNIDEVKCSYCGVCVVMCPFNALTLKIDGEERLPIVEKEGFPEYDMVTKIDDEKCVRCTICEDVCPRDAIDRDVPAFEGGSEDGRDRQSALTAKTTFEVDTEKCTICGICGDLCPAITVKRKAFTAENGKVDGEVLWEESLCDACKVCVEACPEEAIKVNREVSAKKLPGKVEIIEDDCCTCRWCAINCPTEAITVEKIFEGEIEFHPEKCPGGCSTCVEICPANAIYLPSPEPAAQMKGQKEENIAVNKDLCILCGACVNACPGEDIIVLRRTGIRIKGKETDLFKRIKDKLLTPRTSKVKEGVAPGEVELKALDNA; the protein is encoded by the coding sequence ATGGCGATATTTCCAAAATTCTCCAAGAAGAGAGATGGTGTAAACATCATCAATGAGCAGAGACTTCTCCAGCAGGTCAACCACCTGGTTCTGGATACCCAGCGGTGCACAGGCTGCGGTATCTGCGCGGAGTCCTGCCCTGAGGATGCAATTGCGATCAGCATGGTCGGTGCGACCAAGAGAAAGAGTGCAATCGACTACGCAACCCCGGTGAACATTGACGAGGTCAAGTGTTCGTACTGTGGTGTCTGCGTTGTGATGTGCCCCTTCAACGCGCTGACCCTTAAGATCGACGGTGAAGAGCGCCTTCCGATTGTTGAAAAGGAAGGTTTCCCCGAATACGACATGGTCACCAAGATCGACGATGAGAAGTGCGTCAGGTGTACCATCTGCGAGGACGTCTGCCCCCGTGACGCAATCGACCGGGATGTGCCCGCGTTCGAAGGCGGCAGCGAGGACGGCCGCGACCGGCAGAGCGCACTGACGGCAAAGACGACCTTCGAGGTCGACACCGAGAAGTGCACAATCTGCGGTATCTGCGGCGACCTCTGCCCGGCGATCACGGTCAAGCGCAAGGCGTTCACCGCTGAGAACGGAAAGGTCGACGGCGAAGTCCTCTGGGAGGAGAGCCTCTGCGATGCCTGTAAGGTCTGCGTAGAAGCCTGTCCCGAAGAGGCGATCAAGGTCAACCGCGAGGTCTCAGCAAAGAAGCTCCCCGGCAAGGTCGAGATCATCGAGGATGACTGCTGCACCTGCCGCTGGTGTGCGATCAACTGCCCGACCGAAGCGATCACCGTCGAGAAGATCTTCGAGGGTGAGATCGAGTTCCACCCGGAGAAGTGCCCGGGCGGCTGCTCCACCTGCGTGGAGATCTGTCCGGCCAACGCGATCTACCTCCCGTCCCCCGAGCCCGCAGCCCAGATGAAGGGCCAGAAGGAGGAAAACATCGCCGTCAACAAGGATCTCTGTATCCTCTGCGGCGCGTGCGTCAATGCCTGCCCTGGTGAAGACATCATCGTCCTGAGGCGGACCGGCATCAGGATCAAAGGCAAGGAGACCGACCTGTTCAAGCGGATCAAGGACAAACTCCTGACTCCGAGAACCTCGAAGGTCAAGGAAGGCGTAGCCCCTGGCGAAGTGGAACTCAAGGCCCTCGATAACGCGTGA
- the hdrB gene encoding CoB--CoM heterodisulfide reductase subunit B: MHNGMHEYAFFLGCIAPNRYPGCEAAAIKTSRALGIELLPLKGASCCPAPGAFGSIDLNVWYAMAARNICLAEEMGKDITLICNGCYKSIYEVNERLKEHDDLRDGVNEVLAEIDMEFKGSIDVYHLAELYYDPKICGVEKIRESVVRPLTGTKIAVHYGCHLLKPIKERRFTDAENPMWIEELVDALGAESVQYRNKMQCCGAGGGVRGFDLAHSLDITNEKLINVTEAGADAITEVCPFCQLQYDRGQIEIKEKFGIEWNIPVLHYNELLGLAQGMSPQELALDLHGIDCKPFLDKIL, encoded by the coding sequence ATGCACAACGGTATGCACGAGTATGCATTTTTCCTCGGCTGCATCGCACCGAACCGGTACCCCGGCTGTGAGGCCGCCGCCATCAAGACGAGCAGGGCGCTGGGCATCGAGCTCCTCCCGCTGAAGGGCGCAAGCTGCTGCCCGGCGCCGGGCGCATTCGGCTCCATCGACCTCAACGTCTGGTACGCAATGGCCGCCAGGAACATCTGCCTCGCCGAGGAGATGGGCAAAGACATCACCCTGATCTGCAACGGCTGCTACAAGTCGATCTACGAGGTCAATGAGCGGCTGAAAGAGCATGACGACCTCCGCGACGGCGTCAACGAAGTGCTCGCCGAGATCGACATGGAGTTCAAGGGCTCTATCGATGTCTACCACCTCGCCGAACTCTACTACGACCCGAAGATCTGCGGCGTCGAGAAGATCCGCGAGTCGGTCGTCCGTCCGCTCACCGGCACGAAGATCGCCGTCCACTACGGCTGCCACCTTCTCAAGCCCATCAAAGAGCGCCGGTTCACCGACGCCGAGAACCCGATGTGGATCGAAGAACTCGTCGACGCCCTCGGCGCAGAGTCCGTCCAGTACCGCAACAAAATGCAGTGCTGCGGTGCAGGCGGCGGTGTCCGCGGTTTCGATCTCGCCCACTCGCTGGACATCACCAACGAGAAGCTGATCAATGTCACTGAAGCAGGCGCGGACGCCATCACCGAAGTCTGTCCGTTCTGCCAGCTCCAGTACGACCGCGGCCAGATCGAGATCAAGGAAAAGTTCGGGATCGAATGGAACATTCCGGTTCTGCACTACAACGAACTGCTGGGCCTTGCCCAGGGCATGAGCCCCCAGGAGCTTGCACTCGACCTCCACGGCATCGACTGCAAACCGTTCCTGGACAAGATCCTGTAA
- a CDS encoding 4Fe-4S binding protein has protein sequence MAFAVHVNMERCTGCNNCVVACPVGALELSTVDPVTTDKIYKVMNGKAIVLDVKHELCAGCGVCVEACPYNVIRLVVGPMQSGPGAQTQG, from the coding sequence ATGGCATTTGCAGTGCATGTAAACATGGAGCGGTGTACCGGTTGTAACAATTGTGTGGTCGCGTGCCCGGTAGGCGCACTTGAGCTCAGCACGGTGGATCCTGTCACAACAGACAAGATCTACAAGGTGATGAACGGCAAGGCAATCGTCCTTGACGTCAAACACGAGCTCTGCGCCGGATGTGGCGTGTGTGTCGAGGCGTGTCCATACAACGTGATACGACTGGTCGTTGGACCAATGCAGTCCGGGCCAGGTGCCCAGACACAAGGTTAA